The Spirulina subsalsa PCC 9445 region CCCCGAAAATTGGTTAACGGAATCTCAGAACTGCGATCTGCTTCTCCCCGCCGACGGTTAATTTCCGCCTCAATTTTCCGCATTTCGCGCCCCTACACGGACTCTCGACAAACCTTTGTTAATTCCCCGCTTCCGGTAACAAACTCATGGTTTCTAAGTCCAACACTTGGGCTAACTCCGCTTCTCCCATTAAGCCCCGTTCTAGCACAATTTGCCGTAGGGATTTCCCGGTTTCGAGGGATTCTTTGGCCACCGCGGCCGCGTTTAAGTAGCCAATATGGGGATTTAAAGCCGTCACTAAGGCTAAACTTCCTTCAGCATAGGCTAAACAGCGCTCCTCTTTGGCTTCAATGCCCTGTAAACATTTCTCACTTAATGCCTTGATAGCATTGCCTAAAATCTCGATACTCTGAATCAAGTTATAGGCAATTAAGGGCATCATGACGTTTAATTCTAATTGTCCCGCTTGGGCGGCAAAGGTGATGGCTGTATCGTAGCCAATGACTTGGAAACAGACCATTGAGATCATTTCCGCCATAACTGGATTATATTTCCCCGGCATGATGGAGGAGCCAGGTTGTACGGGGGGGAGTTGAATCTCTTTAAATCCGGTTTTGGGGCCCGAGTCCATTAAGCGCAAATCATGGGAGATTTTGATCACATCTTGGGCGAGATTGCGTAGGGTACCAGAAACGGCGACAAAGGGGGCCATACTCTGCATGGCGGCCATGAGGTGGGGGGCACTGTGTAGGGGTTGATCAATGAGGTCTGAGAGTAATTCGGCGACGCGGAAACGATAGTCGGGATGGGTGTTTAAGCCTGTTCCGGCGGCGCTTCCTCCTAAGCCTAACACGCACAAATCCTCGGCGGCCAGTTTAACCCGTCGGCTGTGATCGGCTAAAATTCTCGCCCAAGCGCGGAAACTTTCCCCCAGTCGCACGGGTACGGCATCCTGTAGGTGAGTCCTGCCGGATTTGACGACATCTTGGAAGGCGATCGCTTTTTCATTGAGGGCGGCAATGGCTTGATCTAAGGCCGGATACAAGCTATGGGCGAGGGCGAGTAAGCCCCCAATGCGAATGGCTGTAGGGATCACGTCGTTGGTAGACTGCCCATAATTGACATGATCGTTGGGGCTAATACGCTGATAATTGCCTTTACTGTCGCCCAATATTTCTAGGGCGCGGTTGGCTAAGACTTCGTTAATATTCATGTGGTGGGAGGTGCCGGCCCCGGCTTGGTAAACATCCACCACAAACTGATCCCGTAAGTTCCCCTGTAGAATCTCCTCGGCCGCTTGGACAATGGCCTGACTAATTTCGGGGGGGATGCAGCCTAATTCTGCGTTGGCGATGGCGGTAGCTTTTTTAATTAGTAAACAAGCGTCTACATAGGTGGGGAGGGGTTTTAGTCCGCTGATGGGGAAGTTTTCCACGGCCCGTAAGGTTTGAATGCCATAGTAGACGGTACTGGGAATTTGACGTTCTCCCATTGAGTCGCGTTCAATCCGGTAGTCACTCATCACACACTCCTGTTGTGTTTTCCTCTATTATCGGCCTTCGCAACGGTTGATGATCTGACGGTACACTCCCATCATCTGTTGTGCGATCGCCTGCCAACTATACTCCGACTGGGCTAAATTCCGGGCATTTACCCCCCGTTGTTTTAAGCTTTCAGGGTTCCCTAGCGCCGCTTTCAAGCCCTGATAAACCGACTCTACCTCACAAGTTGTCA contains the following coding sequences:
- a CDS encoding aspartate ammonia-lyase codes for the protein MSDYRIERDSMGERQIPSTVYYGIQTLRAVENFPISGLKPLPTYVDACLLIKKATAIANAELGCIPPEISQAIVQAAEEILQGNLRDQFVVDVYQAGAGTSHHMNINEVLANRALEILGDSKGNYQRISPNDHVNYGQSTNDVIPTAIRIGGLLALAHSLYPALDQAIAALNEKAIAFQDVVKSGRTHLQDAVPVRLGESFRAWARILADHSRRVKLAAEDLCVLGLGGSAAGTGLNTHPDYRFRVAELLSDLIDQPLHSAPHLMAAMQSMAPFVAVSGTLRNLAQDVIKISHDLRLMDSGPKTGFKEIQLPPVQPGSSIMPGKYNPVMAEMISMVCFQVIGYDTAITFAAQAGQLELNVMMPLIAYNLIQSIEILGNAIKALSEKCLQGIEAKEERCLAYAEGSLALVTALNPHIGYLNAAAVAKESLETGKSLRQIVLERGLMGEAELAQVLDLETMSLLPEAGN